A genome region from Solanum pennellii chromosome 12, SPENNV200 includes the following:
- the LOC107007035 gene encoding vacuolar-processing enzyme-like, which produces MVHVAGVFILVGIAVLAAVEGRNVLKLPSEASRFFDDADDSVGTRWAVLLAGSNGYWNYRHQADVCHAYQLLRKGGLKDENIIVFMYDDIAHHEENPRPGVIINSPAGEDVYEGVPKDYTGDDVNVHNFLAVLLGNKTALTGGSGKVVNSGPNDHIFIFYSDHGGPGVLGMPTNPYLYADDLIDVLKKKHAAGTYKSLVLYIEACESGSIFEGLLPNGLNIYATTASNAEESSWGTYCPGEYPSPPPEYETCLGDLYAVSWMEDSEMHNLRTENLRQQYHLVKKRTANGNTAYGSHVMQFGDLQLSMESLFRFMGTNPANDNYTYVDDNSLLASSKAVNQRDADLLHFWDKFRKAPEGSARKVEAQKQFTEAMSHRMHLDERVALVGKLLFGIQKGPEVLKHVRSAGQPLVDDWACLKSFVRTFESHCGSLSQYGMKHMRSIANICNAGIQMEQMVEASAQACPSIPSNIWSSLHRGFSA; this is translated from the exons ATGGTTCACGTCGCCGGAGTTTTCATCCTCGTCGGAATCGCCGTACTTGCCGCCGTCGAAGGACGTAATGTTTTGAAACTTCCGTCGGAAGCTTCGAGATTCTTCGATGACGCAGATGACTCTGTTGGAACCAGATGGGCCGTCCTTCTTGCCGGATCAAATGGTTATTGGAATTATAGACATCAG GCTGATGTATGCCATGCATATCAGCTATTGAGAAAAGGTGGTCTCaaagatgaaaatattattgTCTTCATGTATGATGACATTGCTCACCATGAAGAGAACCCAAGACCAGGAGTTATTATTAATAGTCCTGCCGGTGAGGATGTTTACGAAGGAGTTCCTAAG GATTACACGGGAGATGATGTTAATGTGCACAACTTTTTAGCTGTTCTCCTTGGTAACAAAACTGCTCTTACTGGAGGTAGCGGAAAGGTGGTGAATAGTGGTCCAAAtgatcatatattcatattctaTAGTGATCATGGTGGCCCTGGGGTGCTTG GGATGCCTACCAATCCTTATCTATATGCCGATGATCTAATTGATGTGTTGAAAAAGAAGCATGCCGCTGGGACATATAAAAGCTTG GTATTGTACATTGAAGCTTGTGAGTCTGGAAGTATATTTGAGGGACTTCTTCCTAATGGTCTAAATATTTATGCCACAACAGCTTCAAATGCTGAAGAGAGCAGCTGGGGAACCTATTGTCCTGGAGAATATCCTAGTCCTCCTCCTGAATATGAGACCTGCTTGGGTGATTTGTATGCTGTTTCCTGGATGGAGGACAG TGAAATGCACAACTTGCGGACTGAAAATTTGAGGCAGCAGTATCACTTG GTCAAAAAGAGAACTGCTAATGGAAATACTGCCTATGGTTCCCATGTCATGCAATTTGGTGATCTACAACTGAGTATGGAGTCTCTATTCAGGTTTATGGGTACAAATCCTGCAAATGATAACTACACTTATGTTGATGACAATTCCTTGTTGGCATCATCAAAGGCTGTCAACCAGCGTGATGCAGATCTTTTACATTTCTGGGACAAG TTCCGCAAGGCTCCTGAAGGCTCTGCTCGGAAAGTTGAAGCTCAGAAACAATTCACTGAAGCTATGTCACACAGAATGCACCTAGATGAACGCGTTGCCCTTGTTGGTAAGCTTCTGTTTGGAATTCAAAAAGGTCCTGAGGTGCTGAAGCATGTTCGATCTGCTGGTCAGCCTCTTGTTGATGATTGGGCCTGCCTTAAATCTTTT GTAAGAACATTTGAGTCACACTGTGGATCGTTATCCCAATATGGAATGAAACACATGCGCTCCATCGCCAATATCTGCAATGCTGGAATTCAGATGGAGCAGATGGTGGAGGCATCAGCACAAGCTTGTCCTAGCATCCCCTCCAATATTTGGAGTTCCCTCCACAGGGGCTTTAGTGCGTAA
- the LOC107007199 gene encoding protein EARLY FLOWERING 3, whose translation MKRGKGEEKLMGPMFPRLHVNDTEKGGPRAPPRNKMALYEQLSIPSRRFKYRISNNRNNADIQVNGRENDDFFSVQLPPSRHPAENPHSCSSNSKTPLLPVESNKKTEEDDFRVPIFVKSKAGQGNGKLYSTLDGRKLSASTAVLSGHSRKDLNDENFKQIALGREISCNSTSIPSMDKLDVVLKKADVRLQYEPRNDPDNTLGILCKNDLLQPECRVDPQVGGIMLSEPVRVVDNGDSSLLVKDVASKEHIIPNNNHSNDKESKEDKASESLQTKIVDQGDDLSETSMVESISGMYISPDDVVAIIGQKHFWNARRAIANQQRAFAVQVFELHRLIKVQRLIASSQSMPEDSAYLSKAVKDSSPKKLPLEYIARDGHNVPKQRKNFEKPNTRMECSAENTVGKPVKDSSAKRLLLEYIPRDGHNVSKQKKDYEKPNISMECSAENTVGKGSFSSVQNNSQSSSYSLFSGHPITNDSTMGGPWSFNQPSGHQWLIPVMTPSEGLVYKPYLGPGVTSSICGGYGPPGSTPIIGNHSAPSYGIPASHHQYQGVRMPFTPPAGHNYFPSYGIPAINPAISSSAVDQSSLFVAQGLQGQLSGGGANFSVQRQNSSNMPSNKNGTSPEVKSHSCRDAEMQASTASSPSGTANKITVDNATERRNVLPLFPTSPATKNLDISSQPQVPSHHARVIKVVPRNARSATESAARIFQSIQEERKQYDSVVN comes from the exons ATGAAGAGAGGAAAGGGTGAAGAGAAGTTGATGGGACCTATGTTTCCAAGGCTTCATGTTAATGATACAGAAAAGGGTGGTCCAAGAGCACCTCCAAGAAACAAAATGGCTCTTTATGAGCAGCTCAGTATTCCTTCTCGGAGATTCAAATATCGGATTTCGAATAATCGCAACAATGCAGATATTCAG GTAAATGGACGtgaaaatgatgattttttCTCAGTACAACTTCCTCCATCAAGACATCCTGCTGAAAATCCACATTCCTGCAGTTCAAATTCAAAAACTCCTTTGCTGCCAGTTGAGTCTAACAAGAAAACAGAAGAGGATGACTTTAGAGTTCCTATATTTGTTAAATCCAAGGCGGGCCAAGGAAATGGAAAGCTTTATAGTACTCTGGATGGTAGAAAGCTCTCTGCCTCTACTGCAGTACTTTCGGGGCATTCTAGAAAAGACTTGAATGATGAGAACTTCAAACAGATTGCCTTAGGCAGAGAGATTTCGTGCAACTCTACCTCAATTCCATCAATGGATAAGCTAGATGTTGTTCTGAAGAAAGCTGATGTACGATTGCAATATGAACCGAGAAATGACCCTGATAATACTTTAGGCATATTGTGTAAGAATGATCTGCTACAACCGGAATGCAGAGTTGATCCTCAAGTTGGTGGCATTATGCTATCTGAACCTGTTAGGGTTGTCGATAATGGTGATTCTTCTCTTCTTGTGAAGGATGTTGCATCAAAAGAGCATATAATTCCTAATAATAATCACAGTAATGATAAGGAATCAAAGGAAGACAAGGCATCTGAATCATTACAAACAAAAATTGTGGACCAGGGTGACGACTTATCAGAGACTTCCATGGTGGAATCTATATCTGGGATGTACATATCTCCTGACGATGTTGTTGCGATAATAGGTCAAAAACATTTCTGGAACGCCAGAAGAGCTATTGCCAA CCAGCAAAGAGCGTTTGCAGTTCAAGTTTTTGAGTTGCATCGTCTAATAAAG GTCCAGAGACTCATAGCTAGTTCACAAAGCATGCCTGAAGATAGTGCTTATTTAAGCAAAGCGGTAAAGGATTCATCTCCTAAAAAACTTCCATTGGAGTATATCGCAAGAGATGGTCACAATGTTCCGAAGCAGAGGAAGAATTTTGAGAAGCCAAACACTAGGATGGAATGTTCTGCGGAAAATACAGTAGGCAAACCTGTGAAGGATTCATCTGCTAAAAGACTTCTGTTGGAGTATATTCCTAGAGATGGTCACAATGTTTCAAAGCAGAAGAAGGATTATGAGAAGCCTAACATTAGTATGGAATGTTCGGCTGAAAACACGGTGGGAAAGGGATCCTTCTCTTCTGTGCAAAATAATAGCCAGTCTTCAAGCTACAGTTTGTTTTCAGGTCACCCAATAACAAATGACTCCACCATGGGGGGTCCTTGGAGCTTCAATCAACCCTCAGGGCACCAATGGTTGATCCCAGTCATGACTCCTTCCGAAGGACTAGTATACAAGCCATATCTTGGACCCGGAGTCACGAGTTCAATCTGTGGAGGTTATGGACCCCCAGGATCGACTCCAATAATCGGAAACCATTCAGCTCCATCTTATGGAATTCCTGCTTCTCATCATCAGTATCAAGGGGTCAGAATGCCATTTACACCTCCAGCTGGTCACAACTACTTCCCTTCGTATGGCATACCAGCTATTAATCCAGCAATCTCATCTTCAGCTGTCGATCAATCAAGCCTGTTTGTTGCTCAAGGTTTACAAGGTCAGTTATCAGGAGGAGGAGCTAATTTTTCTGTTCAACGTCAGAACTCGAGTAACATGCCAAGCAATAAGAATGGAACTTCCCCAGAGGTGAAATCTCATTCCTGTAGAGATGCTGAAATGCAGGCCAGCACTGCAAGCAGTCCAAGTGGAACAGCTAACAAAATAACTGTGGATAACGCCACAGAACGAAGAAATGTTCTTCCTCTATTCCCAACTTCACCAGCTACCAAGAACCTGGATATAAGCTCCCAACCTCAAGTACCTAGTCATCATGCTCGAGTCATCAAAGTCGTACCGCGTAATGCAAGGTCTGCCACAGAATCTGCTGCTCGGATTTTTCAGTCTATTCAAGAAGAGAGAAAACAGTATGATTCTGTTGTTAATTAA
- the LOC107007036 gene encoding uncharacterized protein LOC107007036, translating to MEGVEGQGSGPPAASGYTLQPTRLASEDILFCVDVDNESLVEMKVAAAGGRPYTRLDSIKQAILLFVNAKLTINPDHRFAFAALGKSASWVRKEFTSDIDSVVSACRGIAVDSPCGHADLTQLFRVAAHEAKKTRAQNRILRVVLLYCRSSIPPQHQWPATQKLFTLDVVYLHDKPGPDNCPQKVYDALVEALEHVSEYEGYIFESGQGLTRVLFRHMCTLLSHPQQRCVQDDLDIPKSLTKKSATSDSAPTDENAVVVSSQ from the exons ATGGAGGGAGTAGAAGGACAAGGTTCAGGGCCACCGGCGGCGAGTGGTTACACTCTACAACCAACTCGATTAGCAAGCGAAGACATACTGTTCTGTGTAGATGTGGACAACGAATCACTTGTTGAAATGAAGGTTGCGGCTGCCGGCGGCAGACCGTACACCAGGTTGGACTCAATTAAGCAGGCAATCCTTCTATTCGTCAATGCCAAGCTCACTATTAATCCAGATCACCGTTTTGCTTTTGCTGCTCTTGGCAAATCTGCCTCttgg GTTCGTAAAGAGTTTACTAGTGACATTGACTCAGTAGTTTCTGCATGCCGGGGTATTGCAGTAGATTCACCTTGTGGCCATGCAGACCTTACTCAACTATTTCGAGTGGCAGCTCATGAAGCCAAAAAGACACGTGCACAAAATCGGATACTCAGGGTG GTACTTCTATATTGTAGGTCATCTATACCACCACAGCATCAATGGCCTGCTACCCAAAAGCTCTTCACTTTGGACGTAGTTTACCTTCATGACAAACCTGGACCTGACAATTGCCCTCAAAAGGTGTATGATGCCCTTGTCGAAGCCCTGGAACATGTCAGTGAATACGAGGGTTACATATTTGAGAGTGGTCAGGGGCTTACTCGTGTCCTATTCCGTCATATGTGTACACTTCTTTCCCACCCTCAGCAACGTTGCGTGCAAGATGACCTTGACATTCCCAAGTCCCTTACAAAGAAGTCAGCTACCTCTGACTCGGCACCAACTGATGAAAATGCTGTTGTTGTCTCTAGCCAATGA
- the LOC107007366 gene encoding serine hydroxymethyltransferase 3, chloroplastic-like, protein MEACNRAAVMGSSLQQPVWFKGSAFPLKGEVRLNGVRLWSVKPCKASQLDGSLVSGRPPSSVSVPIPEMGGAGNNFVDYGLGEADPEVRGIIDKEKERQFRSLELIASENFTSRAVMEAVGSCLTNKYSEGLPGKRYYGGNEYIDELEILCQERALAAFNLDGKQWGVNVQPLSGSPANFEVYTAVLNPHDRIMGLDLPHGGHLSHGFMTPKRRVSGTSIYFESMPYRLDESSGLVDYDMLEKTATLFRPKLIIAGASAYPRDFDYPRMRKIADAVGAFLMMDMAHISGLVAASVVANPFEYCDIVTTTTHKSLRGPRGGMIFFKKDPVLGVDLESAINNAVFPGLQGGPHNHTIGGLAVCLKHAKSPDFKAYQNKVVSNCRALASRLTELGYKLVSGGTDNHLVLVDLRPLGTDGARVEKILDMASITLNKNSVAGDKSALVPGGIRIGSPAMTTRGFSEKEFVTVADLINEGVQITLEAKNLVSGSKLQDFMKFVTSPEFPLIDKVLDLQRRVEALTIQYPLPGL, encoded by the exons ATGGAGGCTTGTAACAGAGCTGCAGTGATGGGTTCTTCTCTTCAGCAACCTGTTTGGTTTAAGGGATCAGCTTTCCCCTTAAAGGGTGAAGTGAGACTTAATGGGGTCAGATTATGGTCTGTTAAGCCTTGCAAAGCCTCTCAACTTGATGGGAGCTTGGTTTCAGGAAGGCCTCCTTCTTCAGTTTCTGTTCCTATCCCAGAAATGGGAG GTGCTGGGAACAACTTTGTAGATTATGGATTGGGTGAAGCTGATCCTGAAGTCCGTGGTATTATTGACAAAGAGAAGGAACGTCAATTTCGGAGCTTAGAGCTTATTGCCTCTGAGAATTTCACATCTCGAGCAGTGATGGAGGCAGTGGGTTCTTGCCTTACAAACAAATACTCCGAAGGACTACCAGGCAAAAG ATATTATGGTGGAAACGAGTACATTGATGAGTTAGAAATACTCTGTCAAGAGAGGGCTTTGGCAGCCTTTAACTTAGATGGGAAACAGTGGGGTGTCAATGTTCAACCCCTATCTGGTTCTCCAGCAAATTTTGAAGTCTACACAGCAGTTCTCAATCCACATGACCGGATTATG GGATTGGACTTGCCTCATGGGGGTCATTTGTCCCATGGATTCATGACTCCTAAAAGACGAGTTTCAGGCACATCTATTTACTTTGAGTCCATGCCTTACCGCCTTGATGAATCTTCAG GCCTTGTTGATTATGACATGCTTGAGAAAACTGCAACCCTTTTTCGGCCAAAACTTATTATTGCTGGTGCTAGTGCATATCCACGAGATTTTGATTATCCTCGCATGAGAAAG ATAGCAGATGCTGTTGGAGCCTTTCTCATGATGGATATGGCTCACATCAGTGGGCTTGTTGCCGCCTCTGTAGTTGCTAATCCATTTGAATACTGTGACATTGTTACCACAACAACTCACAAG TCTCTAAGAGGTCCTAGAGGAGGAATGATCTTCTTCAAGAAAGATCCTGTCCTAGGCGTTGATTTGGAATCTGCCATCAACAATGCTGTTTTTCCTGGCTTGCAG GGTGGtccacacaatcacacaattgGAGGACTAGCTGTTTGCTTGAAGCATGCCAAATCACCTGATTTCAAGGCTTATCAGAACAAG GTGGTCTCTAACTGTAGAGCTCTTGCAAGCCGGTTAACGGAGCTGGGGTACAAGCTGGTCTCTGGAGGAACTGACAATCATTTGGTCCTAGTTGATCTCAGGCCCTTG GGTACTGATGGTGCTAGAGTGGAGAAAATACTTGACATGGCATCAATCACGCTCAATAAGAATTCAGTAGCCG GTGATAAAAGTGCACTAGTGCCTGGTGGTATACGCATAGGCTCACCTGCAATGACAACTCGAGGTTTCTCAGAGAAGGAATTTGTAACCGTTGCAGACCTTATTAACGAGGGTGTGCAGATAACTCTTGAGGCCAAGAACTTAGTCTCTGGTTCTAAACTCCAAGACTTCATGAAGTTTGTTACTTCACCGGAGTTTCCTTTGATCGATAAGGTGCTGGATCTACAAAGAAGAGTTGAAGCTTTGACAATCCAATATCCATTGCCCGGCTTGTGA